In Dermacentor silvarum isolate Dsil-2018 chromosome 2, BIME_Dsil_1.4, whole genome shotgun sequence, the following proteins share a genomic window:
- the LOC119441241 gene encoding membrane metallo-endopeptidase-like 1, producing MASYDPFRRLISLWTVALEAPYYAEGGTSAMHYGGLGFLFARELFRLADVVTATTANDSSVTRRWTAGGSLWDGDGDNSSAPAAECLEEGVFPDLPALETAYAAYLQYRRLEYDAPLSGMDNYTPEQVFFMTACHTFCRVDHDGAYEPDRCTVTMKNFRPFAAAFDCVHGSPMYPSKRCQFF from the exons ATGGCGTCGTACGACCCCTTCAGGCGGCTGATCTCGCTGTGGACGGTCGCGCTGGAGGCGCCCTACTACGCCGAGGGCGGCACGAGTGCCATGCACTACGGAGGCCTCGGATTCCTCTTCGCCAGGGAACTGTTCCGGCTCGCCGACGTGGTAACGGCAACCACCGCCAACGACAGCAGCGTGACCAGACGTTGGACTGCCGGCGGGAGTTTGTGGGACGGAGACGGCGACAACTCGTCAGCGCCGGCTGCGGAGTGCCTCGAAGAAGGCGTCTTTCCGGACCTCCCTGCGCTGGAGACGGCCTACGCAGCATACCTCCAGTATCGCAG GCTTGAATACGACGCGCCGCTCTCGGGCATGGACAACTACACGCCAGAGCAAGTGTTCTTCATGACCGCCTGTCACACATTCTGTCGGGTCGACCATGACGGCGCTTACGAGCCCGACCGTTGCACAGTAACCATGAAGAACTTCAGACCTTTTGCGGCTGCCTTCGACTGCGTACACGGGTCTCCAATGTACCCCTCCAAGCGCTGCCAGTTCTTCTGA